The nucleotide sequence GTTAAAAACCGAGCGTCGGCCCGGCGGGGTCCTCGGTCGGGCGCACGCGGTACAGGCTGGCCTCGCCGCTGACGGCGGGCACCAGTGTACGGCTGGCGCCGGCGTCGACCAGTACCGTGTCGCCGGGGTTAATTAGGGTGTCGGTGCCATCCACCGTCAGTTTCCAGTGTCCACGCATACCCATCAATACCTCGGGGCGGTCGGACTGGTAGGCCGATGTTAGCGATCCGCGGCTGACGAAATCGACCTCGAATCCAGGCCGGTCATGGATCAGCGCACCAGCGCCAATGACAGGGCAGGGCTGGTGATCGGACAAGGCCATTAAGTCCCAATAGCGTTTGACGTAATGGGGTACGACGGCTGCGTTAGGCAGCTCGGGAAAGGCGGTCAGTTGTTGCTCGGTCAGCGGCGTTATCGGGGCCACCCCAGGCGGCAGAGTTTCATCCAGTTGGCGATCGTATAGCCGACCGTTATCGCCCAAAACCAGTCCGTGGGCCTCGGCCGCTGCCAGCACATGCGGCGCCCAAACCACGCCACCACCGGCATCATCGCCGCCCAAGACGGCCATGATCATGCCGTAGTCATCGCCGACGTTTTCAAATCCGCGAAACACCGGGGTTGGGATGTTAAAGATGTCACCTTCATTCAAAATCACCTCGCCGGCGCTGCCGTGTTGGCCCCAAAAAAAACGCCATCGGCCTTTCAGAACAAAGAACACTTCGGCGGTGCGGTGGGTGTGTAGCGAGTTGTTGCACTTGGGCGGTTGTCCGGCGGCACCAATGTTGAAACCGATCTGGTCGCTAAGGTGAACGTGTTGATCGGCCGATTCCGACACCCCTCCGCCGATAATGGTGAAGTTTTCTTTTTGATCCGAGCCGGGTGTGTGCGCGTCGATAAACGCGGTGCGGCAGGGTTTTAGTTCGCCAAAACGGACGACGTGGACGGGGTTACGCATGGATCGGATGGCCTGACATTATTTTAGTTAAGATAGAGCGCAGTGCATTCGGATGCAAACCCTTTTGCCGACGGCTAGGGTAGGCTATAGGTCCAAACCAAGGAGCCGTTGATGAATCGAGTCTGTGTATTTTGTGGATCCAGTCCGGGTCTGGGTGATGATTACCTGGCGCTGGCCCGAAGCCTCGGTGAAACCTTGGCGCAACGCGGTATCGAACTGGTCTATGGCGGCGCTGCGGTCGGCTTGATGGGGGCGACCGCGGATGCGTGTTTGGGCGCGGGCGGGCGCGTGATTGGGGTTATTCCTGAATACCTCGCGGACAAAGAGTTGGCCCACCCCGGCCTAACCCAGCTCGAAGTGGTCGATTCGATGCACGCACGAAAGGCGCGTATGGCGGATTTGTCCGATGCCTTTGTTGCCTTGCCCGGGGGTGTGGGTACGCTCGAGGAATTGTTCGAGATTTGGACCTGGACCCAGCTTGGGTTGCACCGAAAGCCATTAGGGGTGGTCAATGCTGGCGGTTTTTACCAGGGCCTGATCGATTTCGTGGCGCACCTAGCCGACCAGGGATTCATGAAGCCTGCGCATCGCGATTTATTGCTGGCCGACTCGTCGCCGGCAGGCCTTTTGGATCGGCTGGCGACGGCGGATTTGCCGGACACCCCTAAATGGGTTGCGACGCCGCGTCGGTGACCGCGATGGCGGCGGTTTGACCGCGCAGCTTGGCGATGCCCATAAACACTGCTGGCACCGACAGCAAGATAATAATGGTGCCAAACAGCACCCCAAAGCCGATACTGACGGCCAGCGGAATCAGGAACTGAGCTTGCAGGCTGGTTTCGAGGATCAGCGGGAAAATGCCCAAAAAGGTCGTCAGCGAGGTCAGTAGAATGGGCCTGAATCGGGACTTGGTGCCTTCGACCACGGCGGTTTGAACGTCGTAACCGGCGGCGATGTACTCGTTGTACTTGTCGACCATTACCAGCGAGTTGTTGATGACCACGCCGGCCAGTCCGATAATGCCGAAAATGCTGAGCAAACCGACCGCGATACCCATGATCAGGTGGCCCATGATGGCGCCGATCAGCCCCAGTGGAATCGCGAACATAACCACAATGGGTTGCACGTAGCTGCGGAAAATGAGCGCCAACAGCGCAAAGATAATAAACATCGCAACCGCGAAGGCTTGACCCAGGGCGGCGCCGGCATCGCCTTGGGTGCGCTGCTCGCCGCCAAAGTCGATTTGCAACCCCGGGTAGCGTTGGAGCAAGTCCGGAATGACGTTTTGGCTCAAAAAGTCGTTGGCCTCCTGGCCGGTAATGATGCTCAGGTCAACGTCCGCGGTCATTGTCGTGATGGTGCGGCCATCGCGCCGGTTGATCTGGGTCGGGCTGGTGCCCGGCTCAATGTCAGCAACGGCACTGATCGGGATCAGATCACCCGCCGGCGTTCGAATGGTGCTTTCTAACAAGTCATCCAGGGTGTTGCGTTCGTCCTCGGGGTAGCGCACGAACACGCGCACATCGTCACGCCCGCGCTGAACCCGTGCCGCTTCGGTGCCGTAAAAACCGCCGCGAACTTGGGTCGCCAGGTCATTTAGCTGAACGCCATAGGCGGGGGCGCTGTCTTTCAGTGACAGCGTGTATTCCAGCTTGCCGGACGAGTTGTCATCGCGAATGTCAAAGATACCCGGCACGTCGGCCAGAGCCGCGCGCAGGTCGGCCATGACCGGGGCGATGTCTTGGCCGTCAGCGACCGAGGCTTCCAGGGCGACGGCGGCACCGGCGTCAACCAGGTCGGCGCTCAGTACCAACTTTTTAACCCCGGGTACATCGCCAATTTCGTCACGCCACAGACGTTCGAAGTCGGCAGTCGCCACGGTGCGGATTTCCGGGTCACTCAGGCGCACAACCACATGCGCTAGCGCCGCGCCGCTGTTGGTAGTGCCGCCACCGGGTCCACCGTCGCGTGGGCCTTCGCCGATCACGGTGTAAATGTTTTCAACCACCGGGATGACGTCTTGCTCGGACAGCGTCAGCCCGGCGCGATAGGCGGCCGCGCGCAGTCGGTCGGTCAAGGCTTGGGTACGTTCAAAGGTCGTGCCATCGGTCATTTCGATGTCGGCCGTGACGAATTTGCCCTCGATCGCCGGAAAGAAGCTGAACTTGACGTAGCCGTGGGCCATAACCCCCACCGTCAGCACCATCATGCTGACCACGAGCGCGATTGGGACCGAGGTGTGGGCGGTCGCGAAGCGCAGCATGGCGTCCAGCGGTCCGTTAATAAAGGCCTTAAGGCCGCGGTCAATCGGGGCCCGCACGCGGTTCATCCAACGCACCAGAAAGAAGGTTTTGGCCTGCGGACGCAGGTCCAAACTGGACAGGTGGCGGGGCAGTATCAACAGCGATTGGGCCAGCGACAGCAACAGCACAATGATGACGACGGTGGGAATATCGCCCAAAAACTTGCCCAATATGCCGGGCAATTGCAGCAACGGCGTAAAGGCCACGACCGTGGTCAGTGCACTGAAAATAACCGGGATGGCGACGCGCTGGGTGCCCAGCACCGACGCG is from Litorivicinus lipolyticus and encodes:
- a CDS encoding cupin domain-containing protein; translated protein: MRNPVHVVRFGELKPCRTAFIDAHTPGSDQKENFTIIGGGVSESADQHVHLSDQIGFNIGAAGQPPKCNNSLHTHRTAEVFFVLKGRWRFFWGQHGSAGEVILNEGDIFNIPTPVFRGFENVGDDYGMIMAVLGGDDAGGGVVWAPHVLAAAEAHGLVLGDNGRLYDRQLDETLPPGVAPITPLTEQQLTAFPELPNAAVVPHYVKRYWDLMALSDHQPCPVIGAGALIHDRPGFEVDFVSRGSLTSAYQSDRPEVLMGMRGHWKLTVDGTDTLINPGDTVLVDAGASRTLVPAVSGEASLYRVRPTEDPAGPTLGF
- a CDS encoding LOG family protein, whose protein sequence is MNRVCVFCGSSPGLGDDYLALARSLGETLAQRGIELVYGGAAVGLMGATADACLGAGGRVIGVIPEYLADKELAHPGLTQLEVVDSMHARKARMADLSDAFVALPGGVGTLEELFEIWTWTQLGLHRKPLGVVNAGGFYQGLIDFVAHLADQGFMKPAHRDLLLADSSPAGLLDRLATADLPDTPKWVATPRR
- a CDS encoding efflux RND transporter permease subunit, whose amino-acid sequence is MNGLIKWMTEHPVAANLSMVFVLGIGIISAVKLPQQTFPEFTLDQISISVVYPGASPQEIEQSIIRPIEDQLSSIDGVDEITATAFEGRASVNVALKLGEDVSQKLDDVKAEIDRISVFPEDAEEPSVIQASNRSQVLEITVHGFVDEAVLKHQAERLKDELSKLDSLSFVQVSRTRDYEISIEIDRDTLASYGLTLNQVAQTVRANSLELPGGDLRTNQLTVPLRTLGRNFTAAEFGDIVLVSGDNGTRVTLSDVATVIDGFEQSDLSARFGDRPSASVNVYRVGDEQVLAIVDDVSAYLDAVFIPSLPSGIEATIWNNEAEELQNRLDLLMSNAILGLGLVVLCLALFLDLRLSFWSAVGIGVSFMGAFGVMALMDMSINMISLFGFILAIGIVVDNAIVVGENVYLNNEQGTGGVAASVLGTQRVAIPVIFSALTTVVAFTPLLQLPGILGKFLGDIPTVVIIVLLLSLAQSLLILPRHLSSLDLRPQAKTFFLVRWMNRVRAPIDRGLKAFINGPLDAMLRFATAHTSVPIALVVSMMVLTVGVMAHGYVKFSFFPAIEGKFVTADIEMTDGTTFERTQALTDRLRAAAYRAGLTLSEQDVIPVVENIYTVIGEGPRDGGPGGGTTNSGAALAHVVVRLSDPEIRTVATADFERLWRDEIGDVPGVKKLVLSADLVDAGAAVALEASVADGQDIAPVMADLRAALADVPGIFDIRDDNSSGKLEYTLSLKDSAPAYGVQLNDLATQVRGGFYGTEAARVQRGRDDVRVFVRYPEDERNTLDDLLESTIRTPAGDLIPISAVADIEPGTSPTQINRRDGRTITTMTADVDLSIITGQEANDFLSQNVIPDLLQRYPGLQIDFGGEQRTQGDAGAALGQAFAVAMFIIFALLALIFRSYVQPIVVMFAIPLGLIGAIMGHLIMGIAVGLLSIFGIIGLAGVVINNSLVMVDKYNEYIAAGYDVQTAVVEGTKSRFRPILLTSLTTFLGIFPLILETSLQAQFLIPLAVSIGFGVLFGTIIILLSVPAVFMGIAKLRGQTAAIAVTDAASQPI